From one Dermacentor andersoni chromosome 1, qqDerAnde1_hic_scaffold, whole genome shotgun sequence genomic stretch:
- the LOC129380463 gene encoding uncharacterized protein, which translates to MSAFLTNRTATVGIANLRSKTFHLPNRDDITLWTRGTSTGEQETRLQEAVNIIERYLNTCGLHCAPDKSELLVLGARTRGRPPSHDAPDPQVLLQGVPIPKVESLRILGVHMHKDGSGSATLPRLHNTAAQLTHLIRRVANRRNGLKEHDTLQMIQALLYSRITYGTPYLNLKTAEKQKLNLLIRKATKLALGLPTTASTDRLLRMGVHNSWEELAGAHLINQIERLKLTTTDRAVLRRTGYVTNPEHDDECKEKITSKLRECLQVLNIPRNMHPEHHRGRRLARVNAIRRKHRNDRQARYVDAAKYPGRNAFAISVTDHKSTTLALATILAKCADTAEEAAIALATHTSEHPIVVFTDSQAATRNYMKGRISIKAINILKRGDTPPPYTCIMWVPGHDGLEGNEVAHAAARASVNRASPHEIPGMSHPPKSAEETETIALTYQALLQHYRLGRRVYPPPHPKLTRNEGTDYRRLQSNTFTHGSLLHHFHPTLYSYTCPHCNVPDSLAHLLLQCKKTRETITAAQLAAPADAGQNLLAETWEAAISKPDLVDQRELVARARRAIQARGFLE; encoded by the exons atgagcgctttcctcaccaaccgtacggccaccgtggggattgccaacctccggagcaagacatttcacctacctaacaggg atgatatcacactgtggacgagaggcacgagcacgggcgaacaggagacccgtcttcaggaggcggtcaacatcatcgaacgatacctcaacacctgcggcctccactgtgccccggataaatccgagctgttagtgctcggggcacgcacccggggccggcccccaagccacgacgcaccggacccacaagtcctccttcagggagtcccgataccgaaggtcgaATCACTTCGAATTCTCGGAGTCCATATGCACAAGGACGGgtccggctccgccacactccctaggctacacaacaccgcggcacagcttactcatctgatacgacgggtggccaatcgccgcaatggcctcaaagagcacgacaCCTTGCAAATGAtacaagccctcctttacagccgcattacatacggaactccttacctcaacctgaagacagccgagaaacaaaagctaaaccttctcatacgaaaggccacgaagctcgccctaggactgccgacaaccgcctccactgaccgattgcttcgcatgggagttcacaactcctgggaagaactcgcgggagcgcacctcatcaaccagatcgagagactcaagctaaCAACCACAGAccgagcagtcctccgacgcacaggatacgtAACCAACCCAGAACACGATGACGAATGTAAGGAAAAGATCACGTCGAAGCTCCGAGAATGTCTACAAGTTCTTAacatacctcgaaacatgcatccagaacaccatcgaggcagacggctcgccagggtaaacgccatcagacgcaagcaccgtaacgaccggcaggcgcgctacgtggacgcagccaagtatccgggccgaaatgccttcgccatcagcgtcacagaccacaagagtacgacactggcgttggcgaccATTCTCGCCAAATGCGCcgacacagctgaggaggccgctatagcactcgccacccatacaagtGAGCAtcccatagtggtcttcaccgactctcaagcagcaacacgtaactacatgaagggcaggatctctataaaagcgatcaacatactgaaacgtggcgacactcctcccccctacacctgcatcatgtgggttccgggacacgacggactcgaggggaatgaagtggcacacgccgcggcccgcgcaagcgtcaaccgggcctcCCCGCACGAGATTCCAGGCAtgtcccacccacccaaatcagcggaggaaacagAAACAATAGCACTAACTTATCaagcactactgcagcactatcgccttggacgcagggtataccctccaccacatccaaaactaacgagaaacgaaggcactgactacaggcgactccagagcaatacctttacccatggaagcttactgcatcatttccacccgacgctatacagctacacctgtccacactgcaacgtgccagacagcctggcgcacctcctactgcaatgcaagaaaaccCGAGAAACCATCACAGCGGCACAACTAGCAGCCCCAGCAGACGCAGGCCaaaacctcctcgctgaaacgtgggaggctgcgatctccaagcctgacctggtcgaccagcgcgaactcgttgcccgggcccggagggcgatccaagccagagggttcctggaataa